From Parasteatoda tepidariorum isolate YZ-2023 chromosome 1, CAS_Ptep_4.0, whole genome shotgun sequence, one genomic window encodes:
- the LOC122273454 gene encoding vacuolar protein sorting-associated protein 51 homolog, with the protein MMDFDPSNMNNEEFNPLVYIHKYVRNCPLQQVLTKMNNLDNEIQSLDADIKGLLYDNYSKIFSASNVITRMTKKMDEMATEIQILESNVTSLKDTSENILLSLQASKQKLRVLIKRKNNFAKLEALENLVPSLEKLIKAGEYSEVVRQYLKVEKALEEYQSLPSIASIKDKTGGVIDKLKTKILDELGGDIYCWKDISARIELILILGEDKSVTFEAFLKNEFDTLESEVELSSENKRIALLCDFNSKTMDVLTMIYMTTKNTFLENCLGHSALWVSKALENFLVDNVKKLLTRLRHYFKIYFTFMDDHHFAHVLDILYRRFHTFFLSSEKLPIFKHNSEFVIDICRDRCNHHFNNMVLTFDTLLVKYDERLKREMRLMDAFIWFEDSYLKIYRGVQSFLKHYIKPEFKYSKDIQFKEIFHPTLIKEVFVKFMEHYLHVIPQKYHYSPAFIISLSKYTLQMSESRQISEASLSVQFKCLAKELLNNYVETRVSVMTQMLKNSIANKSWTDTKMPKRVSPVIRRILDEFAIILREVQTFFYDSNNKLPESLNASDPKSLLSVQHYTNPNLDSNVVITQMLFRESPVYSKEVEFRNDSILSCIMKRMLKSLLELVRQKTFNRFGMQQIQVDVCCLQACIMEKDFISLYDDIISSYCSRCFDPELMNPHVVSAILQEI; encoded by the exons ATGATGGACTTCGACCCAAGTAATATGAATAATGAAGAATTCAATCCACTGGTATATATTCATAAATACGTTAGAAATTGTCCCCTACAGCAGGTACTGACAAAAATGAACAATCTTGATAATGAAATTCAATCGCTGGACGCAGACATAAAAGGACTTCTCTACGACAACTACTCTAAAATATTCTCTGCCTCGAATGTTATTACCAGAATGACGAAGAAAATGGATGAAATGGCCACGGAGATTCAAATTTTGGAATCCAATGTAACCAGCCTGAAAGACACCAGTGAGAATATTTTGTTGTCCTTACAGGCATCCAAACAGAAACTTCGCGTACTCATCAAGCGCAAAAACAATTTCGCAAAACTAGAAGCGTTGGAGAATCTTGTGCCTTCGTTGGAAAAACTAATCAAAGCAGGTGAATATAGCGAAGTTGTGAGGCAATACTTAAAAGTAGAGAAGGCCTTAGAGGAATATCAGTCTCTTCCAAGTATTGCAAGTATAAAAGACAAAACGGGAGGAGTCATTgacaaattgaaaacaaaaatacttgaCGAACTGGGTGGGGATATTTATTGCTGGAAAGACATTTCGGCTcgaattgaattaattttgattttgggGGAAGACAAAAGCGTCACCTTCGAAGCATTTCTCAAGAA CGAGTTCGACACATTAGAAAGCGAAGTGGAACTGTCatcagaaaacaaaagaattgcGCTGTTGTgtgatttcaattcaaaaacaatGGATGTTTTAACTATGATTTATATGACaacgaaaaatacttttttagaaaactgcTTGGGCCACTCCGCCCTGTGGGTTAGTAAGGCACTTGAGAATTTTTTGGTTGATAATGTAAAGAAACTTCTAACAAGACTTCGacactatttcaaaatatatttcacttttatgGATGATCATCATTTTGCTCATGTTTTGGATATTCTGTATCGTAGGTTTCATACATTCTTCTTGTCttcggaaaaattaccaatattTAAGCATAATTCAGAATTCGTGATTGATATTTGTCGAGATCGCTGCAATCATCATTTTAACAACATGGTACTCACTTTTGATACTCTGCTCGTTAAGTATGACGAGAGACTCAAGCGTGAGATGCGTTTAATGGATGCCTTTATTTGGTTCGAAGACAGCTATCTGAAGATTTATAGAGGTGTCCAgtcttttttaaagcattacatCAAGCCGGAGTTCAAGTACAGCAAGGATATCcagttcaaagaaatttttcaccCAACTTTAATTAAAGAAGTCTTCGTAAAGTTTATGGAGCATTATTTACACGTTATTcctcaaaaatatcattattctcCCGCTTTTATTATATCACTTTCAAAATACACTCTACAGATGTCTGAATCTAGGCAAATATCAGAAGCATCTTTATCTGTACAGTTTAAATGCTTAGCAAAAGAATTGTTGAATAATTACGTGGAAACTAGAGTGAGTGTGATGACTCAAATGCTCAAGAATAGCATTGCTAATAAGTCATGGACTGACACGAAAATGCCCAAGAGGGTCAGCCCAGTTATTCGTAGAATTTTGGATGAATTTGCTATTATACTTCGTGAagtacaaacttttttttatgattctaaCAACAAGTTGCCTGAGTCGCTTAATGCCTCAGACCCGAAATCTCTACTCTCGGTGCAGCACTACACAAATCCAAATTTAGATTCCAATGTTGTGATTACCCAGATGTTGTTTCGTGAATCGCCTGTTTACTCAAAAGAAGTTGAATTCAGGAACGATTCCATCCTGTCCTGCATCATGAAGAGGATGCTGAAGTCGTTGCTGGAACTCGTACGACAGAAAACATTCAACCGATTCGGCATGCAGCAAATCCAAGTCGATGTGTGCTGCCTACAAGCGTGCATTATGGAGAAGGATTTTATCTCGCTCTATGATGACATAATATCCAGTTACTGCAGTAGGTGCTTCGACCCAGAACTCATGAATCCTCATGTTGTTTCTGCTATCTTACAGGAAATTTAA
- the LOC107449766 gene encoding dnaJ homolog subfamily C member 7-like: protein MIITILEFLLRESNISGNLRRYYLKKSIDSLQKVYAVKLNYYSCLQNLKPLEEIYRTVMHPIPIQHRLFAETCNKTGNSLMENKRYKEAEEEYTKALQFYPSNPVYFCNRAASSIKQGETMNAVLDCQKALALDNTYMKAYARLGQAYFFRDRVDKAIRCFRKALKSEPGHDQYQNALMALIRYRKGGKAGILNPLFRFRKSHTQFGYLNFQCNRCKGTHRAVCTEDAFKELWISEPLDFKRAKIHHSYESIKMAQCKMCRSKLKSDDVKMLVIAISNFLLDESSTSAKSRKQCLNKAVDCLEDVYSLQLKDYFRFRNLQPLIETYKTAMDPIPIKHRLLAESYKKAGNSLMKDKSYKEAGEEYTKALYFYPSNPVYFCNRAASNIEQGETTNAMSDCERALTMDKTYAKAYARLGQAYYLRKRADKAVRCFRKALDSEPGHDRYQKALMALIRYKKAGKARILNQILRFGRNIVQLTSLPFQLDHCEGSQSVSEDDFGILTVSDELD, encoded by the exons ATGATAATCACCATATTAGAATTTTTGCTGCGTGAATCAAATATTTCAGGTAATTTGAGAAGATACTATCTGAAGAAATCAATCGATAGTTTGCAGAAGGTTTACGCcgtgaaactaaattattattcttgctTGCAGAATCTAAAGCCTTTGGAAGAAATTTATAGGACAGTCATGCACCCGATTCCCATCCAGCATCGTCTGTTTGCTGAAACCTGCAATAAAACGGGAAATTCCTtgatggaaaataaaagatataaagagGCTGAAGAAGAATATACAAAAGCTTTGCAGTTTTATCCTTCGAATCCCGTTTATTTTTGCAACCGAGCAGCTTCTAGCATAAAGCAAGGAGAAACCATGAATGCAGTGCTAGATTGTCAAAAAGCTTTGGCTTTGGATAACACGTACATGAAGGCATATGCCCGTCTTGGACAAGCTTATTTTTTCCGAGATCGGGTAGACAAAGCAATAAGATGCTTTCGAAAAGCTCTAAAATCAGAACCTGGCCATGACCAATATCAAAACGCATTAATGGCACTTATCCGCTACAGGAAAGGTGGCAAAGCGGGGATTTTAAATCCTCTTTTTAGATTCAGAAAAAGCCACACCCAGTTCGGTTATCTTAATTTTCAGTGCAATCGTTGCAAAGGTACTCACAGGGCAGTCTGCACAGAAGATGCTTTCAAAGAATTATGGATCTCAGAGCCACttgatt ttaaaagaGCCAAAATACACCATTCATACGAGTCAATTAAGATGGCTCAGTGTAAGATGTGTAGGTCAAAACTAAAATCGGATGATGTGAAAATGTTGGTCATCGCCATCTCAAACTTTCTTCTGGACGAATCAAGCACTTCAGCAAAATCGAGAAAACAATGTCTAAACAAAGCAGTCGATTGCTTGGAAGATGTTTATTCCCTGcagttaaaagattattttcgtTTCAGAAACCTTCAGCCTTtgatagaaacatacaaaacaGCCATGGATCCAATTCCCATAAAACATCGCCTACTTGCTGAAAGCTATAAGAAAGCAGGAAATTCTTTAATGAAAGATAAAAGCTACAAAGAAGCTGGAGAAGAATACAcaaaagctttatatttttatccttCAAACCCAGTTTACTTTTGCAATAGAGCAGCCTCTAACATAGAACAAGGAGAAACCACGAATGCAATGTCCGATTGCGAGAGAGCTTTGACTATGGATAAAACATACGCAAAAGCATATGCCCGTCTTGGACAAGCTTATTATCTACGTAAGCGCGCAGATAAAGCAGTCCGGTGTTTTAGAAAAGCTTTGGATTCAGAACCTGGCCATGATCGATATCAAAAAGCGTTAATGGCACTCATTCGCTACAAAAAAGCTGGCAAAGCCagaattttgaatcaaattctCAGATTCGGGCGTAACATAGTACAATTGACTTCTCTTCCTTTTCAGCTTGATCATTGCGAAGGTTCACAGAGTGTTTCGGAAGATGATTTCGGAATTTTAACTGTTTCAGATGAACTAGATTAA